ttacTGTAACCAGTTAAAGAGAAATCAGGTTGTATCTTCAACACTTTCCTTATAAATCTCCTCTGCTAAATATCCAAGGTTGTCATCCACAAAGCCACTTCTCCATTTCTATTTAGTTGTTACAGTGACACCCACCTCATAATCCAAATCTGTTTTAtttagggttctccagaaaaacaaagccagtaggattttttttttttttttttttgtaggagatttattaaaaggaattggcttatgcaaGTATAGATTCTGGTGAGTCCAAAATATGCAGTGTGGGCCAGCAGCCTGGAAACACAGGAGAGCTGATGGGGGCAGATGAAAGCCAAAGGCAGTCTCTTGCTCAGGAAAGTCAGTGTTTTTGTTCTGCCCAGGTTTTCAGGTGATTGGATGGGGCCCATCCACATTATGGAGGGAACTGTGCTTACTGAAAGCTCAccaacttaaatgttaatctccaaaGATTCATTCCggattgacacataaaattaaccatcactgGAGGTAATGATAATAGTGTAGATAAGACAGGCCAGCACCAATagaggtttaaaaaaatctgagtgaaaatataatataacaaactagaaaatataattgGATGTGGGAATAAGTGCAAAATTGCAAGCCTTTGTTTTTGCAAAGATGGTGGTACCATTTTTCTAAAATGCCCAGGGCAGAAGACACTGCACTTACTAGAATGATTGCTTAGAAAGTGATTCTCCACCTCGACTACGTGTAGAATcatctggaagattttaggaATCTCTCTGTCCAAGCTATGCTGCACACCAGTTAAATCTAAATTCTGGGCgtaaagccaggcgtggtggctcaagcctataatcccagcattttaggaggccaaggtgggcggatcacctgaggtgaggtgagtttgagaccagcctggccaacatggtgaaaccctgtctctactgaaaatacagacattagccaggtgtggtggcacacgcctgtaatcctagctatttgggaggttgaggtagaggaattgcttgagcctgggaggtgaaggttgcagtgagccaagatcgcatcatttcTCTCCAGCCAGCCtgctgggcgactgagcgagactctatctcaaaaataaataattaaatgaaacaaataaatacattctggGCATGAGACCAGGCATCAGTATTTAAAAACTTCTCTAGGTGATTCCAGAGTATAACCAGCCTTGAGAACTGCTGTTGAGAGAAGCAGAGTCATGAGAAGCCTTTTACAAAAATTCTACCTGCCCAACAAAATCCTGGAGTACATGAGCCCAAGTTTCATTTCtgtgcttctttcttttcctagctGGCCTTGGCCGCACAGGCACTCTGATAGCATGCTACATCATGAAGCATTACAGGATGACAGCAGCCGAGACCATTGCGTGGGTCAGGATCTGCAGACCTGGCTCGGTGATTGGACCTCAGCAGCAGTTTTTGGTGATGTAAGTAGTAGCGTACATCTGTAGTTCCAAGGGAACAAGTGGGGTTGGAACTGATGGGGACTGGAATTTCCCTTAGTTTCCAGTAACAACAGATAGTCTGGTAGGAAGAAGTTGTTCATGTATCTTTCTGGAAAGCTCTATTTTGATGTTATTTAAATGCTCTAGGAAGCAAACAAGCCTCTGGCTGGAAGGGGACTATTTTCGTCAGAAGTTAAAGGGGCAGGAGAATGGACAACACAGAGCAGCCTTCTCCAAACTTCTCTCTGGCGTTGATGACATTTCCATAAATGGGGTCGAGAATCAAGACCAGCAAGAACCCGAACCGGTAATGAAGCTGTTTCTGTTGAGATGTTGTTACTGCTTTAACTGCTGTTGAAACCTTGTCAGGGCATGGAGAAATCTGtaggtaaaataataaagcagCTCTTGGATGATTGtcagttttttatatttataacccTCTCTAGGCACTTTTTACCCAAAATAATGGAAACAAGGTTGTGTGTGTCCATAAAACTGTAACTCGGCAGGTGCATAAAGGTTGTGAAATGAGCTCTTTAGCCAGATCtacccctgcccctcaccccttTTTGCCGTTTCACAGCAGCCGATTTAGGAAAGCAATCAGTCTCAAATGGGGAGCTTTTAACGAATCAAGGGCTTAGGGGGCAGCAGTACTACATTAAGTGGTAGTAAGTACActgtgagattttaaaaagaatgttttcaaacGTGAAAGCCCATTAACCTCTTCTTCACTGTCGATACGTTCTATAATGAGTGCTGCTGGGTTGTCTCTGAAAGTCAGCTTTGGCTGTCTTAAAATGGGATCTGTAGCTTGATTgtgaaagggaaaaatattttagagtttgcaGAAACTTGGGCTGTCTGTGCTTATGTGGATAAATTGCTGCTCTGCTTTACTGGATTAATAAGTGCAATGTAAACCATTAGCTCAGTGTTTTTTTACTTACACAGTACAGTGACGACGACGAAATCAATGGAGTGACACAAGGTGATAGACTTCGGGCCCTGAAAAGCAGAAGACAATCAAAAACAAACGCTATTCCTCTCACGTGAGTCTGGCTTCCTTTGTTGTGGTTGATGTTTCTTTATTAGTGTGTGGGGTCCTTGGTGAGGGTTTCTCCTGCACATTTTTCTCCATAATTGCAAGCCCATGATGCCACTTTGAAATGTTTGCCTATGTTATTTAAAACCTAGGGGTGCTGGCCTTGGAATCTCTCAGCTGTCCCTTGTTTACCTTGGTCCTCATGGGCCTTTATGGGTGGGAAGGCGACATCAGGGATGCTTTTTCTCCGTGAATAATCAGCACGGGGCATCCTCCAGAGCTCAAGAGCAGATGGAAAGCCCAGGATGCCAGACCTGTCCATAGTTATAAACCGGTCTATCTCTTTACATTCGCCATGTTGCAGATCATTTGTTTTGATCAGCATGACGTGACGGCTTAATGACATTATGTTGTTTTTGGGGCAACAGTGAACTGGTCTAAActatattttgggttttttgtttgtttctttggggAATGATTTTCTAGTTATAGAGGAAGATTTAGCCTGGGAACAGGAAGTGTTACAGTTACTGAGTGgatgtgtgtccgtgtgtccatTCTTGTGAACGTGTGTTCGTTGGGATTGAACCTGACGGAGCGTCCGAGATGATTAGACAGATGCGCAGACGCGAACTGCAGGACCGTGGTCTTTTTTAGTAGCTGCTTCCACCTGTGGCCACCGGATTTCTTCCTTCTGGTTACTTCCTTCTTCGTGGTGGGCACCAGATTTCCAACCTTCTTTTTTGGGGGAAGGGAGTGTGATGGACATAGATCATTTATTCAGTAAGCATCTTGTAACATGGTAAGGAAGTATGATCTAATAAACTGTTTGTATTGGCAGAgaacaggttttctttttcactgaaaGTAATTCCTCACTAGTATCTTGTCATAAAAATCCTGAAGTAGAATCACATGTAAGGCATGTGTCGTTATGGGCTGCTCCTCTGGGAGGTTCTTCAAAGACCCAGTGCAAAGAGTTGCGTTCTGCAGTGTGCAGTGTTATGTGAATGTATGGAGGGCATCCATTTTGATTACAGGCATTTATGAAGATTTCTTTTGCAGCTTAGTGGTACTGTAGTCAACTAGACTGCTTTAAAAATG
The Rhinopithecus roxellana isolate Shanxi Qingling unplaced genomic scaffold, ASM756505v1 contig4932, whole genome shotgun sequence genome window above contains:
- the LOC115896111 gene encoding dual specificity protein phosphatase CDC14B-like, with amino-acid sequence GLGRTGTLIACYIMKHYRMTAAETIAWVRICRPGSVIGPQQQFLVMKQTSLWLEGDYFRQKLKGQENGQHRAAFSKLLSGVDDISINGVENQDQQEPEPYSDDDEINGVTQGDRLRALKSRRQSKTNAIPLT